The Glycine soja cultivar W05 chromosome 8, ASM419377v2, whole genome shotgun sequence genome has a window encoding:
- the LOC114423878 gene encoding uncharacterized protein LOC114423878, translating into MACRVQKRISLRRKLHILRVLTYSNSAKRTSLAKSTVLRLYKLKLALETVKRQYENLLATRRECVRLLNHVKENKDVKIEKVGAGTFMVRVTCEKGGDNLVAILKAFDEMCLNVQQARVSCENGFSLEAIAVAEDQTLDVRDITEVLLKAIGKQSGEKDSQMFDKCCDS; encoded by the exons ATGGCTTGCAGGGTGCAGAAAAGAATTTCGCTGCGCAGAAAACTTCACATTCTCCGAGTCCTTACCTACTCAAACTCT gCCAAGAGAACCTCCCTTGCCAAGAGTACCGTTCTACGCTTATACAAGCTAAAGCTCGCACTGGAAACTGTCAAAAGACAGTATGAAAACCTATTAGCCACCAGAAGAGAGTGCGTTAGGCTATTGAACCATgtcaaagagaacaag GATGTGAAAATAGAGAAGGTAGGGGCAGGAACTTTTATGGTGAGGGTCACATGTGAGAAAGGAGGTGACAATCTGGTGGCTATATTAAAGGCATTTGATGAGATGTGTCTGAATGTTCAGCAAGCGAGAGTTTCATGTGAAAATGGTTTTTCTCTGGAAGCCATTGCTGTGGCTGAGGACCAAACGCTGGATGTAAGAGATATCACTGAAGTGCTTCTAAAAGCAATTGGAAAGCAGAGTGGTGAAAAGGACTCGCAGATGTTTGACAAATGCTGTGATTCGTGA
- the LOC114421729 gene encoding probable WRKY transcription factor 65 isoform X2 has product MDSKFRKNNRNSYTSEQDQDTDHDVAQENIAESPPSSTVFNIDGLVPSPTPSSKRRRAIQKRVVQIPMKETEGCRLKGESNTPPSDSWAWRKYGQKPIKGSPYPRGYYRCSSSKGCPARKQVERSCVDPTMLVVTYSSDHNHPWPPSRNHARPTKKPEPVPDPVQPEPEEKFADLGGDDSMITTAEELGWLGEMETTSSTVLESPIMATGYHADVALIPMREEDESLFADLGELPECSVVFRQGLLTERRRYTAPWCGTTS; this is encoded by the exons ATGGATAGTAAGTTCAGAAAAAACAACCGCAACTCATATACCAGTGAACAAGATCAAGACACTGATCATGATGTAGCTCAAGAAAACATTGCCGAGTCCCCTCCTTCTTCCACTGTGTTCAACATCGATGGCTTAGTCCCATCCCCCACTCCTTCATCAAAGAGAAG GAGGGCAATACAGAAAAGGGTGGTGCAAATCCCAATGAAGGAGACAGAAGGATGTAGGCTAAAAGGAGAGAGCAACACCCCACCCTCGGATTCATGGGCTTGGAGAAAGTATGGACAGAAACCCATCAAGGGTTCCCCTTATCCCAG AGGGTACTACAGGTGTAGCAGTTCCAAGGGCTGTCCGGCACGGAAACAAGTGGAAAGGAGCTGCGTGGACCCCACAATGCTAGTCGTCACTTACTCCTCCGACCACAACCATCCATGGCCACCTTCTAGAAACCACGCCAGGCCCACCAAGAAGCCTGAACCGGTTCCGGACCCGGTCCAACCCGAACCGGAGGAGAAGTTCGCGGACCTGGGCGGGGACGACTCCATGATAACCACCGCGGAGGAATTGGGCTGGCTGGGGGAGATGGAAACGACGTCATCCACGGTGCTCGAAAGCCCCATTATGGCCACGGGCTACCACGCTGACGTGGCGCTGATTCCGATGAGGGAGGAGGACGAGTCGCTCTTCGCCGACCTCGGGGAGCTGCCGGAGTGCTCGGTGGTATTCAGGCAGGGGCTGCTGACGGAGCGGCGGCGGTACACCGCGCCGTGGTGCGGGACCACAAGTTGA
- the LOC114421729 gene encoding probable WRKY transcription factor 65 isoform X1: MDSKFRKNNRNSYTSEQDQDTDHDVAQENIAESPPSSTVFNIDGLVPSPTPSSKRSRRAIQKRVVQIPMKETEGCRLKGESNTPPSDSWAWRKYGQKPIKGSPYPRGYYRCSSSKGCPARKQVERSCVDPTMLVVTYSSDHNHPWPPSRNHARPTKKPEPVPDPVQPEPEEKFADLGGDDSMITTAEELGWLGEMETTSSTVLESPIMATGYHADVALIPMREEDESLFADLGELPECSVVFRQGLLTERRRYTAPWCGTTS, translated from the exons ATGGATAGTAAGTTCAGAAAAAACAACCGCAACTCATATACCAGTGAACAAGATCAAGACACTGATCATGATGTAGCTCAAGAAAACATTGCCGAGTCCCCTCCTTCTTCCACTGTGTTCAACATCGATGGCTTAGTCCCATCCCCCACTCCTTCATCAAAGAGAAG CAGGAGGGCAATACAGAAAAGGGTGGTGCAAATCCCAATGAAGGAGACAGAAGGATGTAGGCTAAAAGGAGAGAGCAACACCCCACCCTCGGATTCATGGGCTTGGAGAAAGTATGGACAGAAACCCATCAAGGGTTCCCCTTATCCCAG AGGGTACTACAGGTGTAGCAGTTCCAAGGGCTGTCCGGCACGGAAACAAGTGGAAAGGAGCTGCGTGGACCCCACAATGCTAGTCGTCACTTACTCCTCCGACCACAACCATCCATGGCCACCTTCTAGAAACCACGCCAGGCCCACCAAGAAGCCTGAACCGGTTCCGGACCCGGTCCAACCCGAACCGGAGGAGAAGTTCGCGGACCTGGGCGGGGACGACTCCATGATAACCACCGCGGAGGAATTGGGCTGGCTGGGGGAGATGGAAACGACGTCATCCACGGTGCTCGAAAGCCCCATTATGGCCACGGGCTACCACGCTGACGTGGCGCTGATTCCGATGAGGGAGGAGGACGAGTCGCTCTTCGCCGACCTCGGGGAGCTGCCGGAGTGCTCGGTGGTATTCAGGCAGGGGCTGCTGACGGAGCGGCGGCGGTACACCGCGCCGTGGTGCGGGACCACAAGTTGA